The stretch of DNA TCACTGCTTTAATGCCTTCTTCTGTCATTGGTATCTTAATGACGGCATTTGACCCTAATGAAGCTAATTTCCTTGCCTCCTCACACATGCCCCTTGAATCAGTTGCTATTACTTCGAGGCTCACAGGCCCGTCAACAAGAGATAGAATTTCCTTGATGACAGCTTCCGGCGCCTTTTTCTCTTTTGACAGGAGTGATGGATTGGTGGTAACCCCGTCAACAAGACCCATTTCAATGCCTTTTTTAATCTCCTCAATATTTGCGGTGTCAATAAAGAACTTCATCCCATTACCTCCATTATTTTCAAATCCTTTTTCAATTTTACCCGTGAAATATATACAATTTTATCAATAAATATGAAAGATTATTTAATTTTAATGGACATGTCATATTAGTTATCTTATTAAATTTATTTACATAAATATGATTTATTCGTATAATGGGATTACTCAATCAATTTTTTTAAAGGGGCGGAATTAACAGTTGATGTTGTCCTCCATGTTCCAAATTATAATAGAACATGTCGCATACTTTCTATCCTCCAGCCTTTCAGGTGAAACTTTTTTCATATTTATCAGTCTCATCATTGGTGCTATTGCATATCTGCGAACAGATAAAAAAGTTGGTGCCGAGCAGGATGCAGAATATGTGAGGCAGGTAAAACATGGAGACAAAGACGCTTATGTTTATTTGTTTAATAAGTACAGTGATGACGTTTACCGTTACTGCTACTATTTCTTATCGATGCGGAAAGAGCCTGAAGAAGATGCGAAGGATGCGATGAGGGAGGCATTCATGAAATGTCTTGAACATATAAACAATTTAAGAGAAGACGGCTTATTCTTCTCATATCTTAAAAGGACTGCCTACACAACATGTATGGATATGTTGGGAGATAAACAGGCCTTTGATGAACAGTTTACCGGAGCAGATGCTTCAAGAGAGATTGAAATGCCCGACGATGCCTTTCAGGAAGGCATAAAAACTATTGAGAGGGACACCCCGGAGAAAAAGGCGATGACCAATGAAATTCAAAACGATGTGAAAAAGGCAGTCAATTTACTGCCGGAGAATTATAGACAGGCAGTTATCCTTGTTCATCTAATGGAATACAGTTATGACGAGGCGGCTGCAATGATGGGCACTAAGAAAAGTAATATCAAGACCTGGGTGCACAGGGGGATAGGAAAACTTGCCGATATCTTAAAAGACTACAGGGAGTCTGTCTCATGAAGGATAAACATCTTGAGGACAACCTTTACGATTATATAACCGGGCGTATGTCCCAAAAGGATACTGTTATGGCCGGGGAGCACCTCAAGGGGTGTGAAAAATGTCGTAAAGAACTGCAAACAATGCAAGAGACCGTTGCACTCCTTGATAAATATGAACCGCCACCCCTTTCTATGGAATTTAAGAAAAAGGTAATACAGGAAATCCACGCATCCCCTTTCCCTCGAAAACCCTTTTTCCAGAGGATAAAAGAATGGTTTCAAATCCCCTATTTCAGGTGGTCTATCGAAGGTCTCGCAGTAGCGGCAGCAGTTGTATTGACCCTTACTGTTTACAGGGGACTAACCCCTCCGGTCACATTGGAAGGAAAGCCGGAAATTAGAGGTGCTTTCGAAGTTGAACTGGAGGAAGTGAAAACCCCTATAATTGTCGGGACAAAAGACATGGATAAAGCCCTTTCAGAGCTTAAAGAACTGATTCAAGCAAACAACGGCAAGCTCATACGAAAAAGAAAGATCAATCAGGACATGGAAATAACAACAAATATTCCTAAAGAAAGCGAGGAGAAATTCATACAGGGCCTTTCGCAATCAGGGAAGGTAGAGATAAAAGGCAAGGAATATAAAGATAGCCAAGGTAATATTGTCGTACGTCTGAAACTTTTTTGAAATAAAACAGTCCTTATTATTATGTTCCGAATATGGAGGGGTTATATGAAACTCAAATTATTCGCTGCAATGTCTTTCAGTAAAAAAATGGCTTGCCAGGCATGGGTATCCCTCTGCAAAGCTTACGATTACCGGATACGGGAAAAAGAAGCCTTTAGCAGA from Pseudomonadota bacterium encodes:
- a CDS encoding sigma-70 family RNA polymerase sigma factor — its product is MFQIIIEHVAYFLSSSLSGETFFIFISLIIGAIAYLRTDKKVGAEQDAEYVRQVKHGDKDAYVYLFNKYSDDVYRYCYYFLSMRKEPEEDAKDAMREAFMKCLEHINNLREDGLFFSYLKRTAYTTCMDMLGDKQAFDEQFTGADASREIEMPDDAFQEGIKTIERDTPEKKAMTNEIQNDVKKAVNLLPENYRQAVILVHLMEYSYDEAAAMMGTKKSNIKTWVHRGIGKLADILKDYRESVS